A genomic segment from Aegilops tauschii subsp. strangulata cultivar AL8/78 chromosome 1, Aet v6.0, whole genome shotgun sequence encodes:
- the LOC109784657 gene encoding cellulose synthase-like protein D1 encodes MGSKGILKNSGSSRVPPHGPSKPPTAPTSAPQVVFGRRTESGRFISYSRDDLDSEISSVDFQDYHVHIPMTPDNQPMEEDGTKADEQYVSSSLFTGGFNSVTRAHVMDKQGPDSDMGRSGPKGSICMVEGCNSKIMRNGRGEDILPCECDFKICVDCFTDAVKGGGGVCPGCKELYKHTEWEEVLSNSSNELTRALSLPHGPGGKMERRLSLVKQGTMNNQSGEFDHNRWLFETKGTYGYGNAIWPDDNVDDDGRNGVPGHPKELMSKPWRPLTRKLQIPAAVISPYRLLVLIRLVALAFFLMWRIKHQNDDAIWLWGMSIVCELWFALSWVLDQLPKLCPINRATDLSVLKEKFETPTPSNPTGKSDLPGIDIFVSTADPEKEPVLVTANTILSILAVDYPVDKLACYVSDDGGALLTFEAMAEAASFANFWVPFCRKHDIEPRNPDSYFNLKRDPFKNKVKADFVKDRRRIKREYDEFKVRVNGLPDSIRRRSDAYHAREEIQAMNLQREKIKAGGDEQFEPVKIPKATWMADSTHWPGTWIHSSQDHARGDHAGIIQVMLKPPSDMPMYGNIEKSPLDFSEVDTRLPMLVYMSREKRPGYDHNKKAGAMNALVRASAIMSNGPFILNLDCDHYVYNSKAFREGMCFMMDRGGDRLCYVQFPQRFEGIDPSDRYANHNTVFFDINMRALDGLQGPVYVGTGCLFRRIALYGFDPPRSKDHSPGFCGCCLPRGRKASASNANPEETMALRMGDFDGDSMNLATFPKKFGNSSFLIDSIPVAEFQGRPLADHPSVKNGRPPGALTIPREILDASIVAEAISVVSCWYEEKTEWGTRVGWIYGSVTEDVVTGYRMHNRGWKSVYCVTQRDAFRGTAPINLTDRLHQVLRWATGSVEIFFSRNNALFASSKMKVLQRIAYLNVGIYPFTSIFLIVYCFLPALSLFSGQFIVQTLNVTFLTYLLIITVTLCLLAMLEIKWSGIALEEWWRNEQFWLIGGTSAHLAAVMQGLLKVVAGIEISFTLTSKQVGDDIDDEFAELYEVKWTSLMIPPLTIIMVNLVAIAVGFSRTIYSTIPQWSKLLGGVFFSFWVLAHLYPFAKGLMGRRGRTPTIVYVWAGLVSITISLLWIAINPPSSAANQQLGGSFSFP; translated from the exons ATGGGGTCCAAGGGAATCCTCAAGAACAGCGGCTCCAGCCGCGTGCCGCCGCACGGCCCCAGCAAGCCACCGACAGCGCCAACATCGGCGCCGCAGGTGGTCTTCGGGCGGCGAACAGAGTCTGGGCGCTTCATCAGCTACTCGCGCGACGACCTTGACTCAGAGATCAGCAGCGTCGACTTCCAGGACTACCATGTCCACATCCCCATGACGCCCGACAACCAGCCCATGGAGGAGGACGGCACCAAGGCCGACGAGCAGTACGTCTCCAGCTCGCTCTTCACCGGCGGCTTCAACAGCGTCACCCGTGCCCATGTCATGGACAAGCAGGGCCCTGACTCCGACATGGGTCGATCTGGCCCCAAGGGCTCCATCTGCATGGTCGAGGGATGCAACAGCAAGATCATGCGCAATGGCCGTGGGGAGGACATCCTCCCCTGTGAGTGTGACTTCAAAATCTGCGTCGActgcttcaccgacgccgtcaaggGTGGCGGAGGTGTCTGCCCCGGGTGCAAAGAGCTTTACAAGCACACCGAGTGGGAAGAAGTCCTCTCCAACTCCAGCAATGAGCTGACACGGGCTCTGTCGCTGCCACATGGGCCAGGGGGCAAGATGGAGAGGCGTCTTTCGTTGGTGAAGCAGGGCACTATGAACAACCAGTCCGGTGAGTTTGACCATAACCGCTGGCTCTTTGAGACCAAGGGGACATATGGCTATGGTAATGCCATTTGGCCAGACGACAATGTGGACGATGATGGCAGAAATGGAGTACCAGGGCACCCCAAGGAGCTCATGTCTAAACCATGGCGGCCGCTCACCCGCAAGCTCCAGATTCCAGCTGCTGTCATCAGTCCTTACAG GCTCCTTGTCCTCATCCGCTTGGTTGCACTGGCCTTCTTCCTCATGTGGCGTATCAAGCATCAAAATGATGACGCCATCTGGCTCTGGGGAATGTCAATTGTTTGTGAGCTCTGGTTCGCATTGTCATGGGTGTTGGACCAGCTTCCAAAGCTTTGCCCTATCAACCGTGCTACTGATCTCTCTGTGCTTAAAGAAAAGTTTGAGACACCAACGCCGAGCAATCCAACAGGCAAATCTGATCTCCCTGGAATTGATATCTTTGTGTCAACTGCTGATCCAGAAAAGGAGCCGGTCCTGGTCACAGCAAACACAATTCTCTCAATCCTTGCAGTTGACTACCCTGTCGATAAGCTTGCATGTTATGTGTCAGATGATGGAGGGGCACTGCTGACCTTCGAGGCGATGGCTGAGGCAGCAAGCTTTGCTAATTTCTGGGTGCCATTCTGCAGGAAGCATGACATTGAACCCAGGAACCCAGACAGCTACTTCAACCTGAAGAGAGATCCTTTCAAGAATAAGGTGAAGGCCGACTTTGTAAAGGACAGGAGAAGGATCAAGCGTGAGTATGACGAGTTCAAGGTCCGCGTTAACGGCTTGCCAGATTCCATCAGGCGCCGCTCTGATGCATACCATGCCCGTGAGGAAATCCAGGCAATGAATCTTCAAAGGGAAAAGATCAAGGCTGGAGGCGATGAGCAATTTGAGCCAGTGAAGATTCCCAAGGCAACATGGATGGCTGATAGCACTCACTGGCCTGGTACAtggattcattcgtcacaagatCATGCACGTGGTGATCATGCAGGAATCATACAG GTTATGCTGAAACCACCAAGTGACATGCCAATGTATGGGAACATTGAAAAGTCACCTCTTGACTTTTCAGAAGTGGATACAAGACTTCCAATGCTGGTGTACATGTCACGTGAGAAACGTCCGGGATATGATCACAACAAGAAAGCAGGTGCCATGAATGCATTGGTCCGTGCATCAGCCATCATGTCCAATGGCCCCTTCATTCTTAATCTGGACTGTGATCACTACGTTTACAACTCAAAGGCCTTCAGGGAGGGCATGTGCTTCATGATGGACCGTGGTGGTGACCGACTCTGCTATGTGCAGTTTCCTCAGAGGTTTGAAGGCATTGATCCTTCTGACCGGTATGCTAACCACAATACTGTTTTCTTTGATATAAACATGCGTGCTCTTGATGGTCTGCAAGGACCAGTGTATGTCGGCACTGGGTGCCTCTTCCGGCGAATCGCCCTATATGGCTTTGACCCACCTCGTTCCAAGGATCACAGCCCAGGCTTTTGTGGTTGCTGCCTCCCACGAGGACGCAAGGCATCTGCTTCCAATGCTAATCCCGAGGAGACAATGGCTCTCCGTATGGGTGATTTTGACGGGGACAGCATGAACCTCGCCACATTCCCGAAGAAGTTTGGAAATTCCAGCTTTCTGATTGACTCCATCCCAGTAGCAGAGTTCCAGGGAAGGCCCTTGGCTGACCATCCATCTGTCAAGAATGGGCGTCCACCTGGTGCTCTAACAATTCCACGTGAAATACTGGATGCATCCATTGTGGCAGAAGCAATCAGTGTAGTTTCATGTTGGTATGAGGAGAAGACAGAGTGGGGCACTCGTGTGGGGTGGATCTATGGATCTGTCACTGAGGATGTCGTGACAGGGTACCGCATGCATAATCGTGGATGGAAGTCAGTGTACTGTGTCACACAGCGTGATGCCTTCCGCGGCACTGCCCCTATCAATCTCACAGATCGTCTTCACCAGGTGCTTCGGTGGGCTACTGGTTCTGTCGAGATCTTTTTCTCTCGGAACAATGCATTGTTTGCCAGCTCCAAAATGAAG GTACTACAAAGGATTGCATACCTCAATGTTGGCATATATCCCTTCACATCCATCTTCCTCATTGTCTACTGCTTCCTTCCAGCACTCTCCCTTTTCTCAGGGCAGttcattgtgcaaacactcaatgTCACCTTCCTGACATACCTACTTATCATCACCGTCACGCTTTGTCTCCTGGCCATGCTGGAGATCAAGTGGTCTGGAATTGCACTGGAAGAGTGGTGGCGAAATGAACAATTCTGGCTTATTGGTGGAACTAGTGCTCACCTAGCTGCTGTGATGCAAGGTCTACTGAAAGTTGTTGCAGGGATTGAGATCTCATTCACACTCACATCAAAGCAGGTGGGTGACGATATCGATGATGAATTTGCAGAACTCTACGAAGTAAAGTGGACTTCATTGATGATACCACCTCTCACCATCATCATGGTGAACCTTGTTGCCATTGCTGTTGGCTTCAGCCGCACAATTTACAGCACAATCCCGCAATGGAGCAAGCTTCTTGGTGGAGTGTTTTTCAGCTTCTGGGTGCTTGCCCATTTATATCCATTTGCAAAGGGGCTCATGGGCAGGAGAGGCAGGACACCCACCATTGTGTATGTCTGGGCTGGATTAGTTTCCATCACTATTTCATTGCTCTGGATTGCAATCAATCCTCCATCATCAGCTGCCAATCAACAGTTAGGCGGGTCATTCTCTTTCCCTTGA
- the LOC120976677 gene encoding uncharacterized protein has translation MLHAARRRTPPLPARLAAAFFAAKPQPQPPALSPQIVEAAVSRCPSDALALSFFLWCARRPAYFHPPSSFDRVLPAATRLASRLGTAPALLRELQSLGCPIRPHTFLLLLRLYWRGGLYPLVLHLFDEMPHWGFHHNAFARNVVLDVLLRTGCADDALRFVQGNPSPNYLTYAIVLTHLSRAGDWSGMRVCFTAMLSQGFLPSATSLASVFACCSKAGTMAELMQLLSYALVSGQQLTSAMWTCLIARMCSEGRLSEACQTLGNMVRSGSSPTVVTYTPLVRGLFRAGRHDIASELLGSMASNGCIPDLVMYNVLMDCMMRERRYDEAIDIYLHLHGSQIKPDAYTLSTLVQVLQLSRNIDLLPRLILGSDISYDLVACNSMLSALCKSGFPSEALQFYIDMIGLGIRPDSYSYVGLLDSLCHLGRIDHAVNLYRSVVTSNLDSDAYVHAAILRGLVRRGQNIMAFRILREAVRQNYALDNVCYTIVLHGLFRGHFVQEARDLFDKMKDSGVASNTCTYNVMLRGLCRARDMFAVTQLLTEMEGANVHMDSTSFNVVVVLLVKLQRISSATALIREMLNLGMKLNTKTCWLLSQSIGHRFVLEDSISAESDVSDSTCDLLVCSAS, from the coding sequence ATGCTCCACGCCGCACGGAGGCGGACACCGCCGCTCCCTGCCAGGCTCGCCGCCGCCTTCTTCGCCGCCAAGCCCCAGCCCCAGCCGCCCGCCCTCTCGCCGCAGATCGTCGAGGCCGCCGTCTCCCGCTGCCCCTCCGACGCCCTCgcgctctccttcttcctctgGTGCGCTCGCCGCCCCGCCTACTTCCACCCGCCCTCGTCCTTCGACCGCGTCCTCCCCGCCGCCACGCGCCTCGCGTCCCGCCTCGGCACCGCCCCCGCGCTCCTCCGCGAGCTCCAGAGCCTGGGCTGCCCCATCAGGCCCCACACCTTCCTGCTCCTGCTCAGGCTCTACTGGCGCGGGGGCCTGTACCCGCTCGTGCTCCacctgttcgacgaaatgccccACTGGGGCTTCCACCACAACGCCTTCGCGCGCAATGTCGTCCTCGACGTCCTGCTCAGGACCGGCTGCGCCGACGACGCGCTGCGCTTCGTGCAGGGTAACCCGTCGCCCAACTACCTCACCTATGCCATTGTCCTGACTCATCTCTCCAGAGCCGGGGATTGGTCAGGGATGCGCGTCTGTTTCACAGCTATGCTGAGCCAAGGTTTTCTCCCCAGCGCCACTTCTCTCGCCTCGGTGTTTGCCTGTTGCAGTAAGGCCGGGACCATGGCCGAGCTAATGCAGCTGCTGTCGTATGCGCTTGTCTCGGGCCAGCAGCTCACTTCAGCCATGTGGACGTGTCTCATCGCTCGTATGTGCAGTGAGGGAAGGCTAAGCGAGGCCTGTCAAACCCTGGGAAATATGGTGCGTTCTGGCTCTTCTCCCACGGTGGTGACTTACACACCGCTTGTCAGAGGTCTCTTCCGAGCTGGGAGGCATGACATTGCCAGTGAGCTCTTGGGATCCATGGCATCCAACGGTTGCATCCCTGACCTTGTTATGTATAATGTTCTGATGGACTGCATGATGAGGGAGAGGAGGTACGATGAGGCCATAGACATCTACCTACATCTTCATGGGAGCCAGATAAAGCCGGATGCATACACTTTGTCTACTTTGGTTCAGGTATTGCAGTTGTCACGGAACATAGATCTTCTCCCTAGGTTAATCCTGGGCTCGGATATCTCTTATGATCTTGTGGCTTGCAATTCTATGCTGAGTGCTCTGTGCAAGTCAGGGTTTCCATCTGAAGCCCTTCAGTTCTACATTGATATGATTGGTTTGGGCATCAGGCCAGACAGCTACAGTTATGTTGGATTGTTGGATAGTTTGTGTCACTTGGGAAGGATAGATCATGCAGTCAACCTTTACCGCAGTGTTGTCACAAGCAATCTTGATTCAGACGCCTACGTCCATGCAGCCATCCTCCGTGGCCTTGTTAGAAGGGGCCAGAACATAATGGCATTTAGGATTCTCAGGGAGGCTGTGCGTCAAAATTATGCACTTGATAACGTGTGCTACACCATTGTTCTGCATGGTCTATTCCGAGGTCATTTTGTTCAAGAGGCTCGCGATTTGTTTGACAAGATGAAGGATTCAGGAGTTGCTTCCAACACTTGTACATACAATGTAATGCTTCGTGGACTGTGTAGAGCCAGGGATATGTTTGCAGTCACGCAGTTACTAACAGAAATGGAAGGCGCCAATGTTCATATGGATAGTACCTCATTCAACGTGGTAGTTGTGCTCTTAGTGAAATTGCAGCGCATCAGTTCGGCAACAGCTTTGATAAGAGAAATGCTCAATCTAGGCATGAAACTTAACACCAAAACTTGCTGGTTACTTTCTCAATCAATTGGTCATAGATTCGTTTTGGAGGATTCTATCAGTGCTGAAAGTGATGTATCTGACTCAACATGCGATCTGCTTGTATGCTCAGCTTCATAG
- the LOC109784656 gene encoding 26S proteasome non-ATPase regulatory subunit 13 homolog B → MALQYVEALRQARPDLADWYADLADLYQRKLWHQLTLKLDQFLQIPAAQTGDTLIQLYNNFISDFETKINLLKLAQFAVIASRQYPDKDAAITFLEGIITKLRETRELRINEPILHVKMQIAAIHLDKGNHKECKNLLEEGKTTLDGMTDVDPTVHASFYWISSQYHKSLQEFAEFYKNALLYLAYTTVGSLSESFKLDLAFDLSLAALLGDNIYNFGELLAHPIINSLIGTKVEWVYHMLQAFNTGNLALYQELCGVHNAALSAQPALVQNEQKLLEKINILCLMEIIFSRPSEDRTIPLSVIAKQTKLSTSKVECLLMKSLSVHLIEGIIDEVDSTVHVSWVQPRVLGIPQVKALRERLDSWVGKVHTTLLSIEAETPDLVAA, encoded by the exons ATGGCGCTGCAGTACGTGGAGGCGCTGCGGCAGGCGCGGCCGGACCTCGCCGACTGGTACGCCGACCTCGCCGACCTCTACCAGCGCAAGCTCTGGCACCAGCTCACCCTCAAGCTCGACCAATTCCTCCAGATCCCGGCCGCACAG ACTGGCGACACGCTCATACAGCTCTACAACAATTTCATCTCCGATTTCGAAACAAAAATCAATTTGCTCAAACTCGCCCAGTTCGCGGTCATAGCGTCGCGCCAATATCCCGACAAGGATGCCGCCATCACCTTCCTCGAGGGGATAATCACAAAGCTTCGTGAGACCAGGGAGCTGCGGATCAATGAGCCTATCCTTCACGTCAAGATGCAGATCGCGGCAATTCACCTCGACAAAGGGAACCACAAGGAGTGCAAGAACCTGCTGGAGGAAGGGAAGACCACCCTGGATGGCATGACTGATGTGGATCCAACAGTCCACGCTAGCTTCTACTGGATATCGTCTCAGTACCATAAGTCGCTCCAAGAGTTTGCTGAGTTCTATAAGAACGCACTTCTCTATCTGGCCTACACAACCGTAGGGTCCCTCTCAGAGTCATTCAAGCTG GACTTGGCATTTGACCTTTCCCTTGCAGCCTTGCTGGGGGACAACATCTACAACTTCGGGGAATTGTTAGCTCACCCTATT ATCAATAGTCTTATTGGGACCAAGGTGGAGTGGGTCTATCACATGTTACAAGCGTTCAACACCGGCAACCTAGCTCTCTACCAAGAGCTTTGTGGGGTTCACAATGCTGCTCTTAGTGCACAGCCTGCATTggtgcagaatgaacagaaactgcTTGAGAAGATCAATATTCTGTGTCTGATGGAGATAATCTTCAG CCGGCCATCAGAAGATAGAACTATCCCATTAAGTGTTATTGCCAAGCAGACTAAGCTTTCAACCAGCAAAGTGGAATGTCTTCTTATGAAGAGCCTCTCG GTTCATCTCATAGAAGGAATCATCGATGAAGTTGACAGCACGGTTCATGTTTCGTGGGTCCAGCCTAGAGTACTTGGCATCCCACAGGTGAAGGCGTTGCGTGAGCGCCTGGACTCGTGGGTAGGCAAAGTGCATACCACGCTGTTGTCCATCGAGGCAGAGACCCCCGATCTCGTGGCGGCTTAG